The following are encoded in a window of Cyprinus carpio isolate SPL01 chromosome A13, ASM1834038v1, whole genome shotgun sequence genomic DNA:
- the LOC109065953 gene encoding tetraspanin-14-like isoform X2, with translation MHYYRYENAEVSCFYKYLMFSYNIIFWLAGTAFIAIGFWAWSEKGVLSDLTQVTRLHGFDPVWGVLVVGTVTFVLGFAGCVGALRENICLLKFFSGVIGFIFFLELTAVVLAFVFQGQVREWLNDFYLANVKAYRDDIDLQNLIDSLQKLNHCCGAKDPNDWNLNVYFNCSMSNPSREKCGVPFSCCISDPADTVVNTQCGYDVRASGTPSQWSNTIYVKGCMIALEEWLPRNLYIVAGVFIVISLLQMVGIFFARTLIGDIEKVKFNYY, from the exons ATGCACTATTACAGATATGAAAATGCAGAGGTCAGCTGTTTCTACAAATACCTTATGTTCAGCTACAACATTATCTTTTGG CTAGCTGGAACAGCATTCATTGCAATTGGCTTCTGGGCCTGGAGTGAAAAG GGTGTTTTATCAGATCTGACACAAGTTACACGTCTTCATGGTTTTGACCCAGTTTGGGGGGTGCTTGTTGTGGGCACAGTCACTTTCGTTTTGGGATTTGCTGGGTGTGTAGGAGCTCTCAGGGAAAACATCTGCCTCCTCAAGTTT TTCTCTGGAGTCATTGGCTTCATCTTTTTCCTGGAGTTGACGGCTGTGGTGTTAGCATTTGTGTTCCAGGGCCAAGTTAGGGAGTGGCTCAATGATTTCTACTTGGCTAATGTGAAGGCCTACAGGGACGACATTGACTTGCAGAACCTGATCGACTCTCTCCAGAAACTG aatcatTGCTGTGGAGCTAAAGACCCCAACGACTGGaatctaaatgtgtattttaactgCTCAATGAGTAACCCCAGCAGAGAGAAATGTGGAGTGCCCTTTTCCTGCTGCATCAGCGACCCTGCT GATACAGTGGTGAACACGCAGTGTGGATATGATGTTAGAGCCTCTGGCACACCG TCACAATGGAGCAACACCATTTATGTCAAAGGATGCATGATTGCTTTGGAGGAGTGGCTTCCACGCAATCTCTACATTGTGGCTGGAGTCTTCATAGTAATATCATTGCTACAG ATGGTGGGAATCTTCTTTGCGAGGACGTTGATTGGAGACATTGAAAAAGTCAAGTTTAATTATTACTAA
- the LOC109065953 gene encoding tetraspanin-14-like isoform X1, with product MFFPIMFQKMHYYRYENAEVSCFYKYLMFSYNIIFWLAGTAFIAIGFWAWSEKGVLSDLTQVTRLHGFDPVWGVLVVGTVTFVLGFAGCVGALRENICLLKFFSGVIGFIFFLELTAVVLAFVFQGQVREWLNDFYLANVKAYRDDIDLQNLIDSLQKLNHCCGAKDPNDWNLNVYFNCSMSNPSREKCGVPFSCCISDPADTVVNTQCGYDVRASGTPSQWSNTIYVKGCMIALEEWLPRNLYIVAGVFIVISLLQMVGIFFARTLIGDIEKVKFNYY from the exons ATGTTCTTTCCCATAATGTTTCAGAAGATGCACTATTACAGATATGAAAATGCAGAGGTCAGCTGTTTCTACAAATACCTTATGTTCAGCTACAACATTATCTTTTGG CTAGCTGGAACAGCATTCATTGCAATTGGCTTCTGGGCCTGGAGTGAAAAG GGTGTTTTATCAGATCTGACACAAGTTACACGTCTTCATGGTTTTGACCCAGTTTGGGGGGTGCTTGTTGTGGGCACAGTCACTTTCGTTTTGGGATTTGCTGGGTGTGTAGGAGCTCTCAGGGAAAACATCTGCCTCCTCAAGTTT TTCTCTGGAGTCATTGGCTTCATCTTTTTCCTGGAGTTGACGGCTGTGGTGTTAGCATTTGTGTTCCAGGGCCAAGTTAGGGAGTGGCTCAATGATTTCTACTTGGCTAATGTGAAGGCCTACAGGGACGACATTGACTTGCAGAACCTGATCGACTCTCTCCAGAAACTG aatcatTGCTGTGGAGCTAAAGACCCCAACGACTGGaatctaaatgtgtattttaactgCTCAATGAGTAACCCCAGCAGAGAGAAATGTGGAGTGCCCTTTTCCTGCTGCATCAGCGACCCTGCT GATACAGTGGTGAACACGCAGTGTGGATATGATGTTAGAGCCTCTGGCACACCG TCACAATGGAGCAACACCATTTATGTCAAAGGATGCATGATTGCTTTGGAGGAGTGGCTTCCACGCAATCTCTACATTGTGGCTGGAGTCTTCATAGTAATATCATTGCTACAG ATGGTGGGAATCTTCTTTGCGAGGACGTTGATTGGAGACATTGAAAAAGTCAAGTTTAATTATTACTAA
- the LOC122147212 gene encoding paired box protein Pax-6-like: MWRDNSTDASAKISGSSTVSRSASRRKRTSFSKEHVELLRATFETDPYPGISLRESLSQTTGLPESRIQVWFQNRRARTLKCKGGKKSLWLSESPYSAMQNSPVQLQSSNSNNSESGAVTGSLCTPPPAYADHIKEEMERDGLYGCDTPSSMSVCDDSGYCTPSYGHHHHARAMNAHCSPSLLSPEQQMPPNWAARYDRRSPMSSMWSPYHLDAYGYNPSSIHGFFYSPSEKPNSLQPLTPVTPDVGCWEGGLEGTPPASSSFCVDKPEVQRMEGQQESGIHHGPLPELPALSLQEILGELQGDWWQSEGINSHSSEGNHVYG; the protein is encoded by the exons ATGTGGAGAGACAATAGTACTG ATGCATCTGCTAAAATATCTGGAAGCAGTACTGTATCAAGAAGTGCAAGTCGCAGGAAAAGAACAAGTTTCTCAAAGGAACATGTTGAGCTTCTCCGTGCCACATTTGAGACAGACCCTTACCCAGGAATCAGCCTCAGAGAGAGTCTCTCCCAAACTACAGGACTGCCAGAGTCTCGCATACAG GTATGGTTCCAGAATAGGAGAGCTCGCACGCTGAAATGCAAGGGTGGAAAGAAATCGTTGTGGCTATCCGAATCACCATATAGTGCAATGCAGAATTCGCCAGTTCAGCTACAGTCTTCTAACAGCAACAACAGTGAGTCTGGTGCTGTTACTGGGTCTTTATGCACTCCACCACCTGCGTACGCTGATCATATTAAGGAAGAAATGGAAAGGGATGGACTTTATGGATGTGACACTCCATCTTCCATGTCTGTCTGTGATGATTCTGGCTACTGCACCCCTTCATACGGACACCATCATCATGCCAGAGCCATGAACGCTCACTGCAGCCCATCTCTACTAAGCCCAGAGCAACAGATGCCTCCTAACTGGGCTGCAAGGTATGACAGGAGGTCACCTATGAGCTCCATGTGGAGTCCCTATCATCTTGATGCCTATGGCTATAATCCCAGCTCCATCCATGGCTTCTTTTACTCTCCATCTGAAAAACCCAACAGCCTTCAGCCGCTGACCCCTGTTACACCAGACGTGGGCTGCTGGGAGGGTGGTTTGGAGGGCACTCCTCCAGCTTCCAGCTCTTTTTGTGTAGACAAGCCAGAAGTTCAGAGGATGGAGGGCCAACAGGAAAGTGGGATTCACCATGGGCCTCTGCCTGAGCTGCCAGCCTTGTCCCTACAGGAGATCCTGGGAGAGCTGCAAGGAGACTGGTGGCAGAGTGAAGGAATAAATAGCCACTCTTCTGAGGGCAACCATGTGTATGGCTGA
- the LOC109065952 gene encoding elongation of very long chain fatty acids protein 6-like, protein MNATEFQLSLAEYDFERHFDERFAIEWMQGNWKKSFLFGAVYVVLVFGGQHFMKERQRLDLRRVLILWSLSLAIFSIIGAVRTGCFMLYVLRTSGFKQSVCDQSFYYGPISKFWACAFVLSKAPELGDTMFIVLRKQRLIFLHWYHHITVLVYSWYSYKDQVAGGGWFMTMNYTVHALMYSYYTARAAGVRVPKPCAIIITSSQIAQMAMGLAVSALVYQWMQDGDCPSYIDNIVWASLMYLSYLLLFSSFFYQSYMKGSKRATSIKNE, encoded by the exons ATGAATGCGACTGAATTTCAGCTGTCTCTGGCTGAGTATGATTTCGAGCGTCACTTTGATGAGAGGTTCGCCATCGAGTGGATGCAGGGCAACTG GaaaaagtcttttttgtttggtgCTGTGTATGTAGTGCTGGTATTTGGTGGGCAGCACTTCATGAAGGAAAGACAAAGACTTGACCTGCGTAGAGTGTTAATACTGTGGTCCCTCAGTTTGGCCATCTTTAG TATCATTGGAGCAGTGAGAACTGGGTGCTTCATGTTGTACGTTCTCAGAACCAGTGGCTTTAAACAGTCTGTTTGTGATCAGAGCTTCTACTATGGGCCAATAAGCAAGTTCTGGGCTTGTGCCTTTGTGCTGAGCAAGGCCCCAGAGCTAG GGGACACCATGTTCATCGTCTTGCGCAAGCAGCGGCTGATCTTCCTGCACTGGTATCATCACATTACCGTGCTGGTGTACTCCTGGTATTCCTACAAAGACCAGGTCGCTGGTGGTGGCTGGTTCATGACCATGAATTACACCGTGCATGCGCTCATGTACAGCTACTACACAGCTCGAGCTGCTGGAGTGCGTGTGCCGAAACCCTGTGCCATCATCATCACTTCCTCTCAGATTGCTCAGATGGCAATGGGGCTGGCAGTAAGTGCGCTAGTGTACCAATGGATGCAGGATGGGGATTGCCCTTCTTACATAGATAACATAGTGTGGGCTTCACTCATGTATCTCAGCTATCTGctcctcttctcctctttcttttATCAGTCTTACATGAAGGGTTCAAAACGAGCCACAAGCATCAAAAACGAGTGA